A genomic segment from Lasioglossum baleicum chromosome 5, iyLasBale1, whole genome shotgun sequence encodes:
- the LOC143208900 gene encoding uncharacterized protein LOC143208900, whose translation MYTRSRQSQGYSNARNQNNPALNYQGQNAFNQGGFQGSQPSPNQQSNYKQGNTQNVPPFKQQPQQQQIASRNLQQGKSPQQQQQPQPQQQQQIKPPQQPNPSQLQSQPQPVPQPQPPPQQQSQTQPQVQLQPSAQPQRLKPILKQTSHTQQQPTPAVQSNPAPTSQPPIPVTTPLSNNSNPTPPATINIPDVKNDDQVPENTDVDMQEQQPRWRRKVPGFRVNKRLKRLRLNQRLRKTLQPKNAIMVLNEMKAGVQFTFPETQGMPNSLYLVHAELDGKTYVGQGLSKPLARQNAAENALKALLLEKMTAASLKARIDAESDGLLNQSTDSSIVSKDDNSEEGPTPMDTNVDETDEIPWSSLASFALYKLFLEWHNQGTSVPVSRPGLPSPVKGVKKEIAHVPKAPVQKELPPNATNIHPVMLLNQMRPGLTYVELNRVGNPPNTMFTLAVEIDGVEYTGTAKNKKDAKKIAAKSALLALYSLNYPDENTSVLQDHPMA comes from the exons ATGTATACGAGAAGCAGACAAAGCCAAGGCTACTCTAACG CGAGAAACCAAAATAATCCAGCATTGAACTACCAAGGTCAAAATGCA TTTAACCAAGGAGGCTTCCAAGGTTCACAACCCTCTCCTAATCAGCAAAGCAATTATAAGCAAGGAAATACACAAAATGTACCACCATTTAAACAACAACCGCAACAGCAGCAGATTGCATCGAGGAATTTACAACAAGGAAAATCAccgcaacaacagcaacaaccgCAaccacagcagcagcagcagattAAACCGCCACAGCAACCAAATCCATCTCAATTACAATCCCAACCTCAACCTGTTCCACAACCTCAACCTCCACCTCAACAACAATCACAGACTCAACCTCAAGTGCAACTACAACCTTCAGCCCAACCTCAGCGATTAAAGCCAATTCTAAAACAGACATCTCATACACAACAACAACCTACACCAGCTGTGCAAAGTAATCCTGCTCCAACTTCTCAACCACCAATTCCTGTTACTACACCTTTATCAAACAATTCCAATCCTACACCACCAGCGACAATCAATATTCCTGATGTGAAGAATGATGATCAAGTGCCTGAGAATACCGATGTTGATATGCAAGAACAACAACCGAGATGGAGACGCAAAGTACCTGGAT TTAGGGTAAACAAAAGACTCAAGCGACTTCGTTTGAATCAACGTTTAAGGAAAACATTGCAACCGAAGAATGCAATTATGGTACTGAATGAAATGAAAGCTGGAGTACAGTTTACATTCCCTGAAACCCAAGGAATGCCAAACTCTCTTTATCTCGTTCACGCGGAG CTTGATGGAAAAACCTATGTTGGACAAGGCTTATCCAAGCCGCTCGCACGACAAAATGCTGctgaaaatgcactgaaagcTTTGTTACTTGAAAAAATGACAGCTGCATCTTTGAAGGCACGTATTGATGCAGAATCAGATGGTCTGTTAAATCAATCAACAGACTCATCAATTGTATCAAAGGATGATAATAGTGAAGAAGGTCCAACACCTATGGATACTAATGTAGACGAGACCGACGAAATTCCATGGAGTTCTTTGGCTAGTTTTGCTTTGTACAAACTGTTCCTTGAGTGGCATAATCAAGGTACATCAGTCCCAGTTTCAAGACCTGGACTGCCATCGCCTGTGAAGGGAGTTAAGAAGGAAATAGCCCATGTTCCAAAAGCTCCAGTTCAAAAAGAACTCCCACCGAATGCCACAAATATACACCCTGTAATGCTGTTAAACCAAATGAGACCAGGTTTAACTTATGTGGAACTCAATCGTGTTGGTAATCCACCTAACACAATGTTTACACTTGCTGTAGAAATTGATGGTGTTGAATACACAGGAACAG